ATTGTACATACGTTTGTTAtcatcatgtttgatttttttatttctttttatttctttttttgtttccatTGTATTTTTCTTAAGCCTATTATTGCCTTTGTTATAAGTTGATATATTTCTTCTATGCCCCCCGGAGAGTGAATAAGAAACCCATAAAATGTATGTGCTtcagaagtttagctggaagaagaatGTAATACTTTCTTTAGAAATTTGGAATGGGTAAACATGTAATTTCCTGTTGTACTTCCTGTAAAAGTATTGATCAAGTATTGATTAAGCATTGATATATcattgaatatgtgagatatatcttatcatcacataacatTAGAAAAGTAGCGACACCATGCGTTGACTAAAATCATTATGCGTTGTAATGTATCATTAAACGGCATTTATTGACAATCTTTTTGGCGATATTGATCAACGAATTCTAAATAACAAAGAGAATATataggaaattaaaaaatagaCTGCAACAATGCCGAATTGGATTCAATTCTACAAGAGCCTGCTGTATAAGCTTCCAGCAGCGTAGCAGAACTCAAAAAACTAAAATATGGAACATTAAAAAGAGACTGAACTCTTACTCTGAAATATTAATCATAAAGTCCTTTTAAACACTAACACAAAGAAAACAAACGATGGAAAAATAAAGCGGTTGAAGAGGCTTTTAAATAGCAATAACAACTTTAAGTTGGCAACAAGCTTCATCGAGTCGAAGAGAGGTATATCTAACTTCCAAGCTGAAAAACTACATCGTTAATACCAAAGCCCGTTTATATGGCCTATACTTATTTAAATATGAGGTTAACCCCATGCAGCTTTCAGTGTGAAGTATCCGTCAGTCAGATCAGCTTATCTTCAAAATGGTTTGTGTCGGATTATTACTTATATTTTTCTGGCTTGGtaagagtgattttttttctcatgttacAAATAAGAGCCATTCAATATTGTTGTAGAATGGTTATTTTGTCATATTcctattttcttaattttctttaacttgtGTTTTCTTCAGCTCTTTTACATTTCTTGCATCTTATTTCTGTTCCGTCTAGATTTCAgttcatttgcatttattttcagCTCTGCCCTTGCAGTCTGAACTTACGTTATTTGAGTTTAGTTATATTTTCAACCGATTTCTACCATCCAAATTATAGTGAAACGCGTATTGATTAAaagattgtcccattgtcagactctgtgcaataaaatgtaaaaataattgattttcatttttaaaaagtccaagagggccgccaaagatattAATTTTGAACCCCGTTGGACATTTtaggaagggaacatcaagattcattaactagacactttaggcaaataccaaaacgttgagtgaaaaatattttgatggtacaccGGAACCCCTTATCCGAttcgactacaacgatgcagtcatacatgatataggttcgttgttgaaaactaggctgaaaacgtagcctatagactgcccaatGGGCAATCAatctttgctgaaatcattgatttatcacCAGAgtcaaaatgaagatgaaaatatgttgtttggaagattcaATATCATCCAAACTGCAAGAAGCACtcataaagtaggcatatcgttcgcacacctcagctatatggtgaaaataggccaaaaacgcacgatttctatgtgcgcaccatattgaaaagggggctgaaatcacaatctataatgtcattttcgattactgttatatattttcttaaagaaaagatatagataaagagaatgatattatgctggagaggaaatatattaaataaagtacactaaaaaacaaaataattttctgaatctatattttcgacaatttttttatgcgagaaatctccaaaactaatgatatgcaaattttataacgtaatttgcatatgtaaataatttctattcatgaaattttgcatatctcttgtgcactacttgaacaatatcttttaaaattttcatataaaacaagcatgatttggctgagatattctcccttgacttcatgctatgtgtgcaatgtctgaaaaatggtgaaatagggccactttgtagtgacgtcatgtattacgtcatttcggagaaagaccacgcatagaacccggcagcaatgcatttttttaacttcagggtccatgccatccagctatggggtcatttgcttgtccggctttcggttgaataaacctcctgggctgccaGACTACAGTCTCTTTGTTTCGTTATTCTCTGTCTTCTGTTCCTGATATGTTATGTTTGCTGTTAGGTCCCTGACTTATGTTTTATAACTATTTTATTCTCATCAAGTAGGGGGTTTAGTATAAAACTCtacattttaattattaattttcaaGATCCTGCGAAAATATAAGAGTAATATGCTATGTGTATTATATATGCGCTATGGACGCTtagcttagctgggtaataCAGTAGCGcattgagcacctaacaaggtggatatgtgcgcaatataaataggggaaggcggggtaagttgagcataggggcaagttgagccaccagccccaggccaataatgaatgagtcagacattgtggtggtgtcatgtattgatgacccatagcataacccttaaccccaccacattgttttctactttgaaacaaaaagtagttttttagagggaaaagtatgaatttcagacaaaaaagtaaaaaagagtgtgaaatagataagtgctttattaacacacacgtctttaaatatagtaaagacatgacaacaacattgttagtccgggtatggatcttcattcttgtcatagtcttttatatgatggatgcataataaatgtgtggatacaaaattatcgcactaagttcggactggggtaagttgagccaaacagcatggggcaagttgagccatggtaattcttacggtaatgtatcttaaaaaacgaacaaaccataaaaatcgattgaaataaAGGCTGAAAGGagtaaatttacatgactgcttctttccttttaaaggatgttagtatttatagagaattagcaagtgaaaagactttaaacaaaaaattgacatgctggttccccccccccccatacattttgtacgcagtttttgtggctcaacttaccccaaacggtggcacaacttaccccatatatggggcaagttgagccatttgacatcggttttttcaaaggtcacgatgactttcagtgtgggggaaGAAAGTTaaatgtaggtgaaaaacatttcccaagaatcaaatttaaaggcaaggtacttatttctacaatagtactagtcatatcaattctagcatgcaaaatgcaaaaagtgtcacaacttaccccgccttcccctatactatattgttattattgtgtACAGTGCATAtggtaaaaatgcaaaatataacataattgtTATCCTGCAAGATCACGTAATACTATTTTGAATAGCTTTACCTTAAAGCTATAGAGGAGTCTTTTGTCAGCTGCCTTTTTGTACTGAATTAATTCTGGCCCCTGTTTCAAGTGGAACCCCtttctatcaataataatgaaaaatatccaCATCACCCAGCGTCGACTCAGCATCTCAAtataacacacacacaatcTGCCAGGATTATTAAatggatgctccaggctgaaaatgatagcattttaacagataaagaaaagtCAGACGAACTAAAcaatgaaactttgatcaaaatcggacaagaaaTGGCCTTTTAAAGaattgcattattccggtgaaacagttctaggcatacatgaatattcaatgagccaattgatgatgtcatctcCCCACTttgcttttgtattttaatatatgaaattaggtttactTCCAAGAACAAGCAAGAATGGAttaacaactgattaagtgcattttTACAACCTACGGaccactttgaaaaaaattagatGCTGTGGCATTCAGTTACTGGATGTAATTATGTTTGACAATTTTCTGGGAGAAGATATTCTGGCATGTGCACTTGACACCAGctttatttcagtttttgtttttctgttttgttttttattggaatgtatatgtatattgttTATTTGTGATTATGTGAAGTGTGTTTAACAAAAACCCATTCGAAAGATTTAATAAAAACTGCAACAATTCCGAATTGGATACAATGTACAAGAACCTGCTGTATAAACTTGCAGTAGTGTAGAGGAACTTAAAAAACTAGAACATGGATCATAAAAAACTTGTAGTAGTGTAACAGGAAATAAAAACTAgaatattgtacataaaactATACTGAACTCTTactataaaatatcaataaaagtCCTTTTAAACaccaaaacaatgaaaaaacgATGGAtatgtatacagtgcgtcccaaaaaactatacacttctGAAATGGATGCcaaataagaaatatatcacttttGGGAAAAACAATTACATATATGGAAGCCAATAAGgtaaactttcaaatgacagaaaaaaattagaaaaactatttatgcttgagcgagcactgcccactgaaacaagggtatgaaaatatgacttttaatttgtaaaaggacacAAGGAAGAGGAATGCTATTCAATAACAAAGTCTTACCATACCTCTTACTTGtaacatggacctattacgaataataggtccatgcttgTAACGGGTACCATCACATTATTCCGACTCTCACGAACACACTGGTTAGGTCCacatatgctacactaaaattacaattcctgttcactcatgcattaaatttcaatttagtaactcaTGAAATTTTCCTAATAAACCATAACTTATCTCACTCTTTAATTCAACAtaaacacccttagctttgcaaGTTCCACGTGACTAACCTCTCTGTACCATCATTCATACTAGTGGTAGTCAATCTCTTTCTATAACAGGTGCACAAGGTGTAAAGACACCACCAACGATCTTCTGCAGTAACGGAGGAGATGAAAATTACCTCGGTCGGATGAACTTGGAAGAAGTCAATCCTATCTTAACGGCATGGGCATCAGAATATGTGTCACCTGGAAGCAAATTTGTAGCTTGCCGTTCGGGTACGTAGGCACTTTGATTAGGGTTGATACTGCGAGGCAGCGAAGCGACCGTGAGGGAAGAGAGTGAATGTATCATGAACGATAAGAATATCACTGAACAAGTTACTGTCACCTGCTAACAGCGCAACattacattcaaaatgttttaagGGGGAATTCAACCCAAACAAAAGCTTGTTTTTAGAGGGAAAGGGGAAATCAGACAAGTCTAtatttgaaagtttgaaaatatcGGGCGGGATATCGGGCAAAGAATATCAATGATAAACGAATTATAAAAAAGTTGTAAtaattggtaatcactatacccatggaggcTTGATTTCAATTTGGCCGCATATCTGATGCCATAGTGATGTTAGGCAAGGACCACTCTTTTATGTACTCCAATACGTTAAATGgctaaaatgttgtttttttttcaaaagttttacgtcaaattatttttttcttccatgagGACAtgaaacaatatactacctgggtaaTATTTACATGACTACCCCCTGGGGAATGGGTAGTTAGGAGAAAACCATAAATCCCTGATGATCAAGTACATGGCCTCTGTGAAAGTTGACCTTGCCCCTTGTTATAATTCACTTACAAAGTTGCCCATTTGAAGTCTACATAGTGACAGGGCTCTCATTTTTGAAGGAGCcatgactttcttattgcttgtccgatttctctGAAACTTTCACCATCATTGTATTTTACTTATTGTTCTCATTTTAAGCAGCGTTTAAATTCATGAACAAGATACGTATATTACTactaataatagtagtaattatagtagtagaagtagtagtagtagaagtagtagtagtagtagtagtagtagtagtagtagtagaagtagtagtattatcatcatcatcatcatcatcatcatgattattactatcattattatcatcattattatcgatatcagtagtagtagtagtagtacaagtagtagtagtagtagtagtagtagtagtagtagtagtagtagtagtagtagtagtagtagtagtagtagtagaagtatcatcatttgatcattattattattgatcgTTTCGCATGCCATGCGATATGAAACACATAAttgtattcaatttatttcataaaatgcatTCCAGATCCTTGTAAGAACGGTGGCATCCCAGAAACAGGAGAAGACGGAATTCAAAGATGTCGGTGTCCAAAACATTACGCAGGAAAATACTGCCAATGTAAGTATCATTCTTAAGAACCCCAGTCGAGTGAAATATAGCAGTGTTCGTTGTCAGTACCTAGACATatgagaaatgaaatataaacgaATTATGTATTTAGTATTAGACATCCGGAATATCTGACGAAATATCAAACTGCTAGCTTGTACACATTTTTGGATTGTTTACCCCCAAAATGGCACTTTCatgaatacatacataaattatGACCCCTCAAAAAGGTGATGATTACTTGTTATTTTTGTGCAAGTCGAATTTGAGACTCTGAGTGTGAAAGAGGTTTTTTCCATCTGATGATAATATAGCCTATTGTTTTGACCGTTCTAATTCTAATAGGGTTTTGTAGTGTTTGAGTGCGTATCTcttctttgaaatatcattccTCTAgtagtctggtctgttagcgtcaaaaTACCCTACTTGTGGACGCGGTgtacaaaagcatgatttttttttctccagacctttttttatgtataagaattaaaaatAGGGTATAATCcaaaaaaatctggctgcaggaacagtgaataagatgggtgaaaatgtcagaatttatttaaaatgctgGGATGTATAGACTATTGCCAGTGCAAAACTCTGCATTACTTCGCATTTGCTtggttcttgaattcagacctcTTTGAACAGATATCTCAATGCACCAGATAAATGAAtacaggggggtgtttcacaaagatttaattatgacttagagtcgcacttaaatgccgagttgcgtacggtatgaaaggcttgactgcattggtcagatcatgccatgaggacgcgcactactgcgtataaTCGCGCAtagcatatcatgtacgcgtcggcatttaagtgcgaatcaacgaacgtagagggcagcaacacacaagcgtgttgctctaaggaaggtcaactccgctcgaattttgtgaccactctaaaaaataagggggacttttcggaaatttgtcgagttgattttttttcatttgttaatttcaaatatttttaatcaacAACTATTAGATCGGTTATTCTAGGtagaaatatcaaaaatattaattttgattttaaagaaattatttagcttaaataatcatgattttgacattttttctcattttggaatattaagtctatgacgaggatccctcttatctcttattttcctctgctgaatttcgctgcaccactaataaatgcatagacaaccaccgtaataatcgaggtcatttttctggcctgggtgcgccgagtctgggccggtcgcgtagctaactagtgacgttgatgatgcgctggggcttcagtcgactcgtcatagatcttctagcaacatagacaatgacatctaatttgcctggtctgatttgaagtgcaattgcttcagggctgatgtttatcaacgatgattgttcaaggtcagatttcaaattttaaattgcatttgacttttaagtctataaatcttaaTAGAAGAAGCTGCAtccccgaaatccgggtctaatttcaacttcgagtccgagactatggacggcgaaaaaaaccccatgcatcggatgcattgcattggctgcgcgctgcgctgcagctgagctgcacagccaTGGCCATGCAGGCGCtgcgtcgcgtcgaaggtcgataatcattgagcaaccaaacttccaaagccaaattaaagcttgaataaacggccacctattcacattttccctggttttcttcaataatttctaagaaaatcagccaattgagggaaattgattgcaatgttacatcgtttgcagagtgccatcatcgaCATTCGTTTTGCGTTAGAAACCTTAGTTAtaggcctagactagaaatGGGGGCTAGATAGATTAGACCATCTTAATTTCTGATTTTGGGTAGAAAGTAGACttgatagacagcatccatatcttaatttgaccattgattctgtgcaatcaatgtttaaatacttttacataatttgtttgccatattgcaattggtaaattttcatgggcctgcatggcctgggcttggctggcagaacgcgttttttttttgataaatttcgaaagtgaaagagcaaagtgactgagctcgtcgtgattttatttttatgcattttctgactgaattttaaagatttcatgcctaacgctaatgcctaacggtaacttgtcaaccatataatcttctagttctagatctagactttaccctgtatgtaggcatttaacggactaaaaaatcggctagcccatgcaggctggccttaattgaaccaaagttagcttgcatggaccaaccctcaaatggtctagatttaggcgtcctatactataaagacaatgtggaattcgtctgttttgagttgattattattttagtatttttttattgtttcatagACTCATACCAACTCATACCAACAAGACGTGCTAGATCTAtatctagatctacttagatatccagtgtggaacaacatcttcaacaaacagatcgagactggtcaaAGCATTTGTCTACagtctagttagacaaataaagttttctagatctttagacttgggtctatcgatcaactagacaggaataaccatcgtttctggggatttattcaacaatttctgacattttactttaatctccatcggtgagtgagccagcgcagttcagcagagcaaccaaaatacagagactgaagcttttggtctatcgatcaacatgatcaagatctatgttagatgtagacttcacttattactgattggaatgtatttctaaatttataagttttggggaaaatggtgaaaagaaatgataacatactactgatagatacgtgaattattttttttaatacccattggcattgctgcctgctctaataaataaataaataaatgagtcacggcctatatggactgcagataaatgctgatcgacgcctagcagaacaagtacgtaccagtgctagactagggggttgaaatctaagcagacgacggagcataatgtagcttaagcatagaatgatgatgggttcagcgaagagcccagagaaaataagggggacatattcaatcccgaaatgctttgcgagtggtcacaaaatcgtctcggcgcaaatcacctaattcagccgtctggtgaaatcgctgataacaacaatcaccgatttggtaattattttagtttcctgaaacttgcatttgtaaagttttaaatatcaaagtatgttttcatatttatgtatatccctcaacatattttttaatgttatctttgatatcgttgtagtcatattcttttatattcgtttcttgatcactactaatttgttgttgtattggatcggcatttgatttcgttgtcatgaacaataaaatatgcgcgcagctcagttgcatgcgcgtatcgagttgaccttccttagagcaacacgcttgtgtgttgctgccctctacgttcgttggtgcgaattaagtcatacttaaatctttgtgaaacaccccccagaagCATGAACAGGATGAAGAGGTGGTGGTGGAGGGGGTTGTGGATATGTGTGTACATATATTGGTCTTGTGAACTCGTGAACTTTGACTCAAACATTGGCTATGAGTTAAAGACGGgcaagcagccataacttttttttgctcgtcctatttctttcaaactttcacaattatactttatttcttttttttcctttccagtaaaacattttatgaccaaggctgaataatttaccccaaaatgaatataattttttgccAAACTTTATGAGCATTGCCATGACTAAAAACTAAGAAGTATATAGCCATGGCTAAAAATTGAGAAGTAGTTTGATCCACAAGGATTTTTTCTGCATTTCTGCCAATACTTTTTTGTTACCAGGCAACACAAGGTGGAAAATGCATTAGAAAATGTCTCTTGCCCGTCTTTAAGTAATGTGCGAGTCAAATTTCTCGagaatagataaaaaaaaccGATAAAGCAGTTCGAATAGCAAGGggttttttacataattttcaccatataataaAGCTCTATCATCCCAGAACATCAAGGGCATCGACAGGACTGATTTTGCCAACAGTGTTTCTGGAACCAAAATTTATTCGGCTACTGACAATATCGATGATGCTGTCAGCCAATATTACTCAGCAGTCATCAAGCTGCTAGATTCCCATGCACCAGCGAGAACACGAAGAGCTAAATCCCCGGGCTAAATCCCATCAGTCCAGTCTCTGGTACAACTCTGCAATATCTGATGCAAAGAAAGAGCGACGAAGACTTGAGAGGAGATGGCGTAAGAATGGAAAACTTCAGGTGGATTGCTAGCAGTTCTGCGCTCAACGAGATCAAGTTAACTATCTTGTTTCCAGGGCTAAACGGTCTTATCACACCAGTCTTGTCGAAGACTGTGGAAATGACAACAAGAAGCTCTTCAATGTGGCCAACAGACTTTTGAACCGCAATCAATCCTCTCCTCTATCTAATTAGCATACTGATAATAAAGTATTGGCTGAatcatttattgattattttggtTTAAAAGTTCAGAATATTCGTCATAGTTTGAGTCCTAATATTGTTTACCCAAATCCTGAACCTGTCACCAATTCCACGCTGGATACTTTCGAACATACCTCTGCAGATGAGATCCTTAATCTTCTTCGTAAACTGCCTCCAAAATCTTGCCAATTAGATCCGATCCCTACAATTCTTTTAAAAGATTGTGCCTCTACTTTTGCTCCAATAATTTCAGTGTCGAGACGCTCCTAATGTTTCTAATTTTTTCTTACAGAAAAAGGACAGTGGATCTGTCACAGCAATGGTACTCCTAGATCTGTCGGCTGCATTTGACACCGTAGACCACACCCTACTTATTAACACACTGACTAGTTCAGGTGTTCAGGGCAAGGCCTTACAATGGCTGAAATCTTATTTCTCATTCCATTCACAGTCAGTCCTCATAAATGGTGTTACCTCTTCATCTAGGCCACTGGTCTGCGGCGTCCCCCAGGGCTCTGTTGGAGGGCCCactttcttttccatttatttgacaGGGCTTCAAGATATTTTTAGACGTCACTTTATTCACTCTCATTTATATGCAGATGACATTCAGATTTTTGTATCGTTTTCACCCGATCAAACTAGAGTGCAACACAAGCCCTGTGTAATCTTGAAAGATGTATAATGGACATTGACACTTGGTTGAAGTCTAACTCGTTACTTTTGACCCATAGTAAATGTGAGTTTTTTAGTTTTTGGCTCTTAGTTTCAACTTAACAAATTCAACATTGGTTCCATTTGTATCTCAGGCAATGACATCCCCTTGTCAAAATCATGTCGCAATCTTGGCGTTATTTTTTATGCTCACGTGTCTATTTCCAACCAAATTACAAACATTTGCAGATCAGTTCGTTATCAATTGCGCAATATTGGCTTCATAAGAGAATATCTCATCGCTCAgcaacagagagagagagaatggacCAGTTTCTCTGTCGCTCAGCAACAGAGAAACTGGTACATTCACTCATTTCTTCACGATTCGATTTTGGTAATAGCCTCCTTTACAACTTACCAGATTCTCAACTTGGAAAATTgcacatctttacttcaatatcaatgtttgtgcctaatttcatgaaaactgTTTGAAAAATGATGAAGCAGTTCGAGTCTTAAGGGTTTTTTCCCCCGGCAATTTTCGCCATATCAGTAATGTCTTttcaccatggcaacaagataactgaaagacacacaaacaTGTGTCTTCAACTCGAGACCAAtctgtgtgccaaatttcatgagaatcgagtaaaaacagaggaagtagTTCTAACGGAAAGATTGGTACATTATTTTTGCCATGAtatactgttaccatggcaacacaaggTCCAGCACTTCGCAAAAAAAATGTCTTGTACATCTTTACCCACAACCCCCTCCATCACCTCCTTTCATCTCATTCGTGCATctgcattcatttattttggtgcattgagatgtcAGGACATCTGTTCAAATAGGGtatgaattcaagaactaaacaaatgcaaaataatgcactgctatcgAGTTTTGCAGTGGCACTAGTCTATACATCAGACCACTTtaaactcataaattctgacatttgcACCcatttttcactgttcctgcagccagattctTTGGGAGCATACCCTATTTTAATTCTTATTAAACAAAggtctgaagaaaaaaatcaggctTTTGTCCACCGTATCGACCTAAATTCACTAACAGACCAGACTAAAGTCACTGCTGGTATTCTTTCTACAATCCAGATTGTAGTTTCTATTTAGAAAGTAGAGAGCCATTGATAATGGGCCTTGTAAAGTACTCAAGCGATAGGACTCGCTTCATGTTGAGAATACGCGGCGAGAATGGGCATCTCCTTGCGTTTGTTGGTGTGGCCAACAAGATGGAAGCCCTGATCTATATCCGTAAGTACAttgatatgcttttc
This window of the Lytechinus variegatus isolate NC3 chromosome 14, Lvar_3.0, whole genome shotgun sequence genome carries:
- the LOC121427957 gene encoding uncharacterized protein LOC121427957, with the protein product MLWHSVTGCAQGVKTPPTIFCSNGGDENYLGRMNLEEVNPILTAWASEYVSPGSKFVACRSDPCKNGGIPETGEDGIQRCRCPKHYAGKYCQYCSFYLESREPLIMGLVKYSSDRTRFMLRIRGENGHLLAFVGVANKMEALIYIQFCYQRRVLVVEQDHGGVHTVHTSPVLRQLHCGTSEYDSFWIDHSEGYFQIGFQGNSTPFMKVRPKVQVKIRSIELKVVLPPGAHWMIELPCDYLVLKRKRAT